In Gemmatimonadaceae bacterium, a single genomic region encodes these proteins:
- a CDS encoding SDR family NAD(P)-dependent oxidoreductase, with the protein MTDRVVVITGASGGIGAALAELLAGQGASVVLVARRRAELDAVAARCGRRAVVIVADVTRRDDVRRAVRESLAQFGRIDVWVNNAGRGISRPPSQLTDDDIDEMIQANVKSALYGMQEVLPHFRERGEGQIVNVSSMLGRVPFAPFRSAYSGAKHFLNALTATFRAEVQAEHPGIQVSLVSPGVVRTDFGLNARHGGPDSRSFAASQSAEEVAAVIAGVIASRAADVYTNPGAHDRVVEYYDRVGIDP; encoded by the coding sequence ATGACGGACCGTGTGGTGGTGATCACGGGGGCGAGCGGCGGCATCGGTGCAGCCCTGGCAGAACTGCTGGCGGGGCAGGGCGCGTCCGTCGTGCTCGTGGCACGGCGCCGGGCGGAACTCGACGCGGTTGCCGCTCGCTGCGGCCGGCGCGCGGTGGTGATCGTGGCCGACGTGACGCGGCGCGACGACGTCCGCCGTGCCGTGCGCGAGTCGCTCGCCCAATTCGGGCGCATCGATGTCTGGGTGAACAATGCGGGCCGCGGGATCTCGCGGCCGCCGTCGCAGCTCACCGACGATGACATCGACGAAATGATCCAGGCCAACGTGAAATCTGCCCTCTACGGCATGCAGGAAGTGCTGCCGCACTTCAGGGAGCGCGGCGAGGGCCAGATCGTCAACGTGTCGTCGATGCTCGGGCGCGTTCCGTTCGCCCCGTTCCGTTCCGCCTACAGCGGGGCCAAGCACTTCCTGAACGCACTCACCGCGACCTTCCGGGCGGAGGTTCAGGCGGAGCATCCGGGCATCCAGGTATCGCTCGTGTCGCCGGGCGTGGTCCGGACGGACTTCGGCCTGAACGCCAGGCACGGCGGCCCCGACTCCCGGTCGTTCGCCGCATCGCAGAGCGCGGAGGAGGTGGCGGCCGTCATCGCCGGCGTCATCGCGTCGCGCGCGGCGGACGTGTACACGAACCCCGGCGCGCACGATCGCGTGGTGGAGTACTATGACCGGGTGGGTATCGATCCGTGA
- the glgP gene encoding alpha-glucan family phosphorylase produces MPPRFPLLPQRLSGLAEIAGDLSWSWNRDARAIFRTIDPQIWTRCRHDPIRILNEVSGERLAQCAADPDFLQQYDTVMRWHASEESDELTWFRQAHPDQRHRTIAYFCAEFGFYHSVPIYSGGLGVLAGDHCKSASDLGVPIVGVGILYRHGYFDQRVRSDGWQDDASDPFDIHNTVLEPIESPHGRPYLAAVRTSGRDVFIRAWRLRAGRVSVYLLDTDFEENHPDDRLLLSKLYAGGPELRLKQEWLLGVGGVRVLRALGIVPAVWHANEGHAAFMHMERLREFLQGGIPLDDAIRRVRATSVFTTHTPVPAGHDMFHVDQVLACTGPIDEAMNIDRDTFLMLGHHPLIDHDTFHMTAAAIRLSRRVNAVSRPHAAVTRRLWASLWPDRREDDVPIGYVTNGVHLATWMANSVMVLLERHLGADWGTRVDDPQLWEQVLTLDDDALWRVHRRLKETLLMHVREHARHAFARRAQAADQLVGSGVLLDPHALTIGFARRFATYKRADLIFENPERLLRILTDPARPVQIVFAGKAHPADDHGKQVLQRVYQATRDPSFEGRIAFVEDYDLHLAHVLVQGVDLWMNLPRVPMEASGTSGMKAALNGVPQLGTADGWWEEGFNGHNGWSVVEDPSASEAEVSTQAAAQVYQLLERRVVPEFYERDSRGVPHGWIEHMKHAIRAAGLHFTGKRMLTEYVRDYYVPLIVGDTMPDVPPTG; encoded by the coding sequence ATGCCCCCACGCTTCCCCCTGCTCCCGCAGCGCCTCTCCGGGCTCGCCGAAATTGCCGGCGATCTATCCTGGAGCTGGAATCGCGATGCCCGCGCGATCTTCCGCACCATCGATCCGCAGATCTGGACACGTTGCCGGCACGATCCCATCCGGATCCTGAATGAAGTGAGCGGCGAGCGCCTCGCCCAGTGCGCCGCCGACCCCGACTTTCTCCAACAGTACGACACGGTCATGCGCTGGCACGCGTCGGAGGAATCGGACGAGTTGACCTGGTTCCGCCAAGCGCACCCCGACCAGCGCCACCGCACGATCGCCTACTTCTGCGCCGAATTCGGGTTCTACCACTCCGTGCCGATCTACTCCGGCGGGCTCGGCGTGCTGGCCGGCGATCACTGCAAGTCGGCTTCGGACCTCGGCGTTCCGATCGTCGGCGTGGGCATTCTGTACCGGCACGGGTACTTCGATCAGCGCGTCCGCTCCGACGGATGGCAGGACGACGCGAGCGATCCATTCGACATCCACAACACCGTCCTCGAACCCATCGAGTCGCCCCACGGCAGGCCGTATCTCGCCGCGGTGCGCACGTCGGGCCGCGACGTGTTCATCCGGGCATGGCGCCTGCGCGCGGGCCGCGTGTCGGTGTACCTGCTCGATACCGACTTCGAGGAGAACCATCCGGACGACCGTCTGCTGCTCAGCAAACTCTACGCCGGCGGCCCCGAACTGCGCCTCAAGCAGGAGTGGCTGTTGGGCGTGGGCGGCGTGCGCGTGCTCCGCGCTCTGGGCATCGTGCCCGCCGTATGGCACGCCAACGAGGGGCACGCGGCGTTCATGCACATGGAACGGCTGCGCGAGTTCCTCCAGGGCGGCATCCCGCTGGACGACGCCATCCGCCGGGTGCGCGCGACGAGCGTGTTCACCACGCACACCCCGGTGCCGGCCGGCCACGACATGTTCCACGTGGACCAGGTGCTGGCATGCACGGGCCCGATCGACGAGGCCATGAACATCGATCGTGACACGTTCCTGATGCTCGGTCACCATCCCTTGATCGACCACGATACGTTTCACATGACGGCGGCGGCCATCCGGCTCAGCCGCCGTGTGAACGCCGTGTCGCGACCACATGCCGCCGTCACGCGGCGCCTCTGGGCGTCGCTCTGGCCGGACCGCCGCGAGGATGATGTGCCGATCGGATACGTGACCAATGGAGTGCACCTCGCCACCTGGATGGCCAACTCGGTCATGGTGCTGCTCGAACGGCACCTGGGGGCCGATTGGGGCACGCGCGTGGACGATCCCCAGCTCTGGGAGCAGGTGCTGACGCTCGACGACGACGCGCTGTGGCGCGTCCACCGGCGCCTCAAAGAAACCCTCCTCATGCACGTCCGCGAGCACGCGCGCCATGCCTTTGCGCGGCGCGCGCAGGCAGCCGACCAGCTCGTCGGCTCGGGGGTGCTGCTCGACCCGCACGCCCTGACCATCGGCTTCGCGCGCCGGTTCGCGACGTACAAACGCGCCGACCTCATCTTCGAGAATCCCGAGCGGCTGCTGCGGATTCTCACCGACCCGGCGCGCCCCGTGCAGATCGTCTTTGCCGGCAAGGCGCACCCCGCCGACGACCATGGCAAGCAGGTGCTGCAGCGCGTGTACCAGGCCACGCGCGATCCGAGCTTCGAAGGCCGGATCGCCTTTGTCGAAGACTACGACCTGCACCTGGCGCACGTACTGGTCCAGGGCGTGGATCTCTGGATGAACCTGCCCCGCGTGCCGATGGAAGCCTCTGGCACCAGCGGCATGAAGGCGGCCCTCAACGGCGTACCCCAGCTCGGGACGGCTGATGGCTGGTGGGAAGAGGGCTTCAACGGACACAACGGCTGGTCGGTGGTGGAAGACCCATCGGCGTCGGAGGCCGAGGTGAGCACCCAAGCAGCGGCTCAGGTGTATCAGCTGCTCGAGCGCCGGGTGGTGCCCGAGTTCTACGAGCGCGACAGCCGGGGCGTGCCGCATGGCTGGATCGAACACATGAAGCACGCCATCCGCGCGGCGGGATTGCACTTTACGGGAAAACGAATGCTCACGGAATACGTCCGCGATTATTACGTGCCACTGATCGTCGGTGACACGATGCCCGACGTCCCGCCCACCGGATAG
- a CDS encoding OsmC family protein, translated as MDRRAEARWNGGLKSGSGSVKLGSGAFSGPYSFISRFENGTGTNPEELLGAAHAGCFSMALSSALERAGHPGTSVTTTANVHLTKDDAGFSISGIDLVTRGVVPGVTEAEFKKLAEEAKSGCIVSRALAAVPMTVDAKLASA; from the coding sequence ATGGATCGCAGAGCCGAAGCCCGCTGGAACGGCGGACTCAAGTCGGGTAGCGGAAGCGTAAAGCTGGGATCGGGCGCGTTCAGCGGCCCATACTCCTTCATCAGCCGGTTCGAGAACGGCACCGGCACGAACCCGGAGGAGCTGTTGGGCGCCGCGCATGCCGGATGCTTCTCGATGGCGCTGTCGTCGGCGCTGGAGCGCGCCGGTCATCCGGGCACGAGCGTGACGACGACGGCGAACGTACACCTCACCAAGGACGACGCCGGCTTCTCGATCAGCGGCATCGACCTCGTGACGCGCGGCGTGGTGCCCGGGGTGACCGAGGCCGAGTTCAAGAAGCTGGCCGAGGAAGCGAAGAGCGGGTGCATCGTGTCGCGCGCGCTCGCTGCCGTGCCGATGACGGTCGACGCCAAGCTCGCATCGGCTTGA
- a CDS encoding glycogen/starch synthase, whose product MSTRRTAPHKTRRPASGSRRAKPEAMRRTIVHLTAEYYPYARTGGLAEAVAGLATFQARAGDQVVVFMPLYSLVRETAPDLEPIGPACMIAIGPRLEEVRFYRADRVTDGPQVIFVDAPAYFKRAGLYGENGADYPDNDRRFALFARAALEGIVRFVPGPVLVHAHDWHTALAPVYARTYDALLERFAGTPFVVSVHNAGYQGHFPESAMADLGLPWELWTLDHLEWYGKLNVLKGGLTSCDMAVTVSPTHARELCTPEGGFGLHHTFQDLGDRLVGIINGIDQEVWNPAADQYIATHYSRDDLAGKAVCKAALQHSFGLAERPTVPLFGMTGRLVKQKGFDIILESARVRTYDAQFVFLGEGEPGYRAALSSLAAERRDAVAVDFAFTDVLEHRLMAGSDIVLMPSLYEPCGLTQLRAQRYGAPVVGRRVGGIRDTVQDDVTGFLFDDFTPAALDGAIDRALARSANRRAWTATMRRAMASDFGWERAASSYAGVYAQADRLASTRR is encoded by the coding sequence ATGAGCACACGGCGCACGGCGCCCCACAAGACCCGGCGGCCGGCCTCCGGTTCGCGGCGCGCCAAGCCCGAGGCCATGCGGCGGACCATCGTCCACCTCACGGCGGAATATTACCCGTACGCCCGCACCGGCGGCCTCGCCGAAGCGGTGGCCGGCCTGGCCACTTTCCAGGCTCGGGCCGGCGACCAGGTGGTGGTGTTCATGCCGCTCTACTCGCTGGTGCGCGAGACGGCCCCCGACCTCGAGCCGATCGGCCCCGCGTGCATGATCGCCATTGGCCCGCGCCTGGAAGAAGTGCGGTTCTACCGCGCGGACCGCGTGACCGACGGACCACAGGTGATCTTCGTCGACGCGCCGGCCTACTTCAAACGCGCCGGTCTCTACGGCGAGAACGGCGCCGACTACCCCGACAACGATCGCCGCTTCGCGCTGTTCGCGCGCGCGGCGCTGGAGGGGATCGTCCGGTTCGTGCCGGGTCCCGTGCTCGTCCATGCCCACGACTGGCACACGGCGCTCGCCCCGGTGTACGCGCGCACCTACGATGCCCTCCTCGAGCGATTTGCCGGCACGCCGTTCGTCGTGTCGGTGCACAATGCAGGATATCAGGGCCACTTTCCCGAGTCGGCGATGGCCGACCTGGGACTGCCCTGGGAGCTGTGGACGCTCGACCACCTCGAATGGTACGGCAAACTCAACGTGCTCAAAGGTGGGCTCACGTCCTGCGACATGGCGGTCACGGTCAGCCCCACGCACGCCCGGGAACTCTGCACCCCGGAGGGCGGCTTCGGGCTCCACCATACGTTCCAGGACCTTGGAGACCGGTTGGTCGGCATCATCAACGGCATCGACCAGGAAGTCTGGAACCCGGCCGCCGACCAGTACATCGCCACGCACTATTCCCGCGACGACCTCGCCGGCAAGGCCGTGTGCAAGGCCGCCCTCCAGCACTCGTTCGGCCTCGCCGAGCGCCCCACGGTGCCGCTGTTCGGGATGACCGGACGGCTCGTGAAGCAGAAGGGGTTCGACATCATTCTGGAGAGCGCGCGCGTGCGGACGTACGACGCGCAGTTCGTGTTCCTCGGAGAGGGAGAGCCGGGCTACCGCGCCGCCCTGTCGTCGCTGGCCGCCGAACGACGGGACGCGGTGGCCGTGGACTTCGCGTTCACGGACGTGCTCGAGCACCGGCTCATGGCCGGATCCGACATCGTCCTCATGCCGTCGCTCTACGAGCCGTGCGGGCTCACCCAACTGCGCGCCCAGCGCTACGGCGCGCCGGTCGTGGGCCGGCGCGTGGGCGGCATCCGCGATACGGTGCAGGACGACGTCACGGGGTTTCTGTTCGACGACTTCACGCCGGCGGCGCTCGACGGCGCCATCGACCGGGCGCTCGCCCGCTCCGCCAACCGCCGCGCCTGGACCGCGACGATGCGCCGGGCCATGGCATCGGATTTCGGATGGGAACGGGCGGCATCATCGTACGCCGGCGTGTACGCCCAGGCCGACCGCCTGGCGTCGACGAGGCGATGA
- a CDS encoding 1,4-alpha-glucan branching protein domain-containing protein, protein MDFVLVLHSHLPYVLGHGRWPHGSDWLMEAAVDSYLPLLDALEQLDEEHVSAPVTLGVTPVLAAQLADPEFGVELRAFFAQRLAACDQAERELAHSGDHGLVPIVHGWRDRLRRLDARFASLDGNLIGALRALEAEGRLELMSSAATHGFLPLLARDESIRLQLHAGRLEHARLFGREPAGLWLPECAYRPRGEWAPWPGAPATGIRAGIETHVADAGYRYTVIDSHLARAGRPLEAYHSLTAAAAGEALRSPYRDYAIGHAAGAVRALVRDPASTRHVWSRDEGYPGAFRYLEFHKIRWPGGLKLWEVTGAGVSLGDKRPYDASAARALAREHAGHFAGLLDDIARDATPAETLIVAPFDSELFGHWWFEGPDFLADTYRALRAHPRIRPTTGSAHVDGAGEPTALDLPAGSWGRNGDFSMWLNPGTAWTWTRLWDLEERFWRAAPAALALPAAHPVLAQAARELLLAQASDWQFIISTGEVADYGERRFRLHADATEALVAALESGHDLAGAAAHADQLRARDGLFPDVLDAVARALVPSAAIA, encoded by the coding sequence ATGGATTTCGTCCTCGTTCTCCACTCGCACCTGCCGTACGTGCTGGGGCACGGCCGCTGGCCCCACGGCAGCGACTGGCTCATGGAAGCGGCCGTCGATTCGTACCTCCCGCTGCTCGACGCGCTGGAGCAGCTCGACGAGGAACACGTGTCGGCGCCGGTCACGCTCGGCGTCACCCCCGTGCTCGCCGCCCAACTCGCCGATCCCGAGTTCGGCGTCGAGCTGCGCGCGTTCTTCGCGCAGCGGCTGGCGGCGTGCGATCAGGCGGAACGCGAACTTGCGCACAGCGGCGACCACGGGCTCGTCCCCATCGTCCACGGGTGGCGCGACCGGTTACGCCGCCTCGACGCTCGGTTCGCCTCGCTCGACGGCAACCTGATCGGTGCCCTGCGCGCGCTCGAGGCGGAGGGCCGGCTGGAACTGATGAGTTCGGCGGCCACCCACGGATTCCTGCCGCTGCTCGCGCGCGACGAGAGCATTCGCCTGCAGTTGCACGCCGGCCGCCTGGAGCACGCGCGGCTGTTCGGCCGCGAACCGGCCGGCCTCTGGCTTCCGGAGTGCGCCTATCGTCCACGCGGCGAGTGGGCGCCCTGGCCGGGCGCCCCGGCGACGGGCATCCGCGCCGGCATCGAGACGCACGTGGCCGACGCCGGCTACCGCTACACCGTCATCGATTCCCACCTCGCGCGTGCCGGCCGGCCGCTCGAAGCGTACCACTCGCTGACCGCGGCCGCGGCGGGCGAAGCCCTGCGCTCGCCGTACCGAGACTACGCCATCGGCCATGCGGCCGGCGCCGTACGCGCGCTCGTGCGTGATCCCGCGTCCACCCGCCACGTGTGGAGCCGCGACGAGGGATATCCCGGCGCATTTCGTTATTTGGAATTTCATAAAATCCGCTGGCCCGGCGGACTGAAGCTCTGGGAAGTGACCGGCGCCGGCGTGTCGCTGGGAGACAAGCGCCCGTACGACGCGTCGGCCGCGCGGGCCCTGGCCCGCGAGCACGCCGGCCACTTCGCGGGGCTGCTCGACGACATCGCCCGCGATGCGACGCCGGCCGAAACCCTGATCGTCGCCCCCTTCGACTCCGAGCTGTTCGGCCACTGGTGGTTCGAGGGCCCCGACTTCCTGGCCGATACCTATCGCGCCCTGCGCGCGCATCCGCGCATCCGCCCAACCACCGGCTCGGCGCACGTCGACGGGGCCGGCGAGCCCACCGCGCTCGACCTGCCCGCCGGATCGTGGGGCCGGAACGGTGACTTCAGCATGTGGCTCAATCCCGGTACGGCGTGGACGTGGACGCGGCTGTGGGACCTCGAAGAGCGGTTCTGGCGCGCCGCGCCCGCCGCCCTGGCCCTCCCCGCGGCTCACCCGGTGCTCGCCCAGGCCGCCCGCGAACTGTTGCTCGCGCAGGCGTCGGACTGGCAGTTCATCATCTCCACGGGCGAGGTGGCGGACTACGGCGAACGCCGGTTCCGCCTGCACGCCGACGCCACCGAAGCACTGGTCGCCGCACTCGAGAGCGGGCACGACCTGGCCGGCGCCGCCGCGCACGCCGACCAGCTCCGCGCGCGTGACGGCCTGTTTCCCGACGTGCTCGACGCCGTGGCCCGCGCGCTGGTACCGTCGGCCGCGATCGCCTGA
- a CDS encoding YdeI/OmpD-associated family protein — protein MSPRGGRSAGPASELAILLFETTREWDRWLARNGESAGVWMRIAKKAAALQSITYAEALDVALRHGWIDSQKKSHDDASFLQKFTPRGARSIWSKVNREKVEALIAGGAMKPAGLRAVERAKQNGQWDQAYDPHSRAMVPDDLQAALDRHEKARVFFATLTGANRYAVLFRIQTAVKPETRAKRIAQFVAMLGRGETFHGPPGGRPAKRRS, from the coding sequence GTGAGCCCGCGGGGCGGACGCAGCGCCGGCCCGGCCTCCGAACTGGCGATTTTGCTTTTCGAGACGACGCGCGAATGGGACCGCTGGCTTGCCCGCAACGGTGAGTCGGCGGGGGTGTGGATGCGCATTGCGAAGAAGGCGGCGGCGCTGCAGTCCATCACCTACGCGGAAGCGCTCGATGTCGCCCTCCGTCACGGCTGGATCGACAGCCAGAAGAAGAGCCACGACGACGCGTCGTTCCTGCAGAAGTTCACGCCGCGCGGGGCACGCAGCATCTGGTCCAAGGTCAATCGTGAGAAAGTCGAGGCGCTCATCGCCGGTGGCGCGATGAAGCCCGCTGGGCTGCGCGCTGTGGAACGCGCCAAACAGAACGGCCAGTGGGACCAGGCTTACGACCCGCACAGCCGGGCGATGGTGCCCGACGACCTTCAGGCCGCGCTTGATCGACATGAGAAGGCCAGGGTATTCTTCGCGACGCTCACCGGTGCCAACCGCTATGCCGTTCTGTTCCGCATCCAGACCGCGGTGAAGCCGGAGACGCGGGCCAAGCGCATCGCGCAGTTCGTCGCCATGCTCGGGCGCGGTGAGACGTTCCACGGGCCGCCCGGTGGGCGTCCGGCCAAACGGCGATCGTAG